The following proteins are encoded in a genomic region of Burkholderia gladioli:
- a CDS encoding TonB-dependent siderophore receptor — MGISMDVWRRGRRVSYRQAGAIRLTPIAIALCATWAGAAHAQQAGSAAQSNVLPTVSVSATADATTEDSGSYVARNATVGGRTPTAIKEIPYSVSVLTRQRMDDQNLTTIQDALRYVTGVTSVNYGDGTAYFRARGTQLGIEFDGTSIVGGLQYLTQFDLGIYDRIEILRGPSGTFDGAGEPGGTVNLVRKRPQKEFHIGTETQISSFGGVRQMVDVTGSLNKDGTLRGRAVIVGADQHQSIDRSRTKDVTAYGALDWDITPRTTLSLSAGYQVAPASGFDYGASAAFNNSLTSIVGRVPSSYSQNFAPDWNYSYTSIQEVNGNLVHKFENGWKSQTTLFYRHMLAKADYADTGPGALVNGTTRFNERTQRNTYDWFGADTNVSGPVQLFGRTHTLTFGANYSVMSETAYSGFAPLGIGNLFDPSAMNKVVVPTTFGQNVRQVQYGFYTQARVKLLDPLTLVLGGRLAFYQQRSQSLVPTTQDWSTDADINHRFLPSVGLVYDITPTTTAYVSYSRFLAAQTGAEAGGGAIGPRTGEQYEVGVKNTFLGGRLSTTAALFRINDNGRSITDPNNPTFVVPGGKARDEGFEFEVTGQPVENWNIYAGYTYLNESFENDTANLTDGTDPRHQFKLWTNYEFTRGMVRGLSIGGGVLAQTQITRNVSQGAYAIFNAQVGYRFNKHVQATLALNNIFNRDYYIRPPGNFYSVFGDRRNVMLTVRSDF; from the coding sequence ATGGGAATCTCGATGGACGTGTGGCGACGCGGCAGACGCGTTTCGTATCGACAGGCAGGGGCGATCCGGCTGACGCCGATCGCGATCGCGTTGTGCGCGACCTGGGCCGGCGCGGCGCACGCGCAGCAGGCGGGCAGTGCGGCGCAGAGCAACGTGCTGCCCACGGTCTCCGTGTCGGCCACGGCCGATGCGACCACGGAGGACAGCGGCTCCTACGTTGCTCGCAACGCCACCGTGGGCGGCCGCACGCCGACCGCGATCAAGGAGATTCCCTATTCGGTCTCGGTGCTGACGCGCCAGCGCATGGACGACCAGAACCTGACCACCATCCAGGACGCGCTGCGCTATGTGACGGGCGTGACCTCGGTCAACTACGGTGACGGCACGGCCTACTTCCGCGCGCGAGGCACGCAGCTCGGCATCGAATTCGACGGCACCTCCATCGTGGGTGGCCTGCAATACCTGACGCAATTCGATCTCGGCATCTACGACCGCATCGAAATCCTGCGCGGCCCGTCGGGCACCTTCGACGGCGCGGGCGAGCCGGGCGGCACCGTCAATCTGGTGCGCAAGCGTCCGCAAAAGGAATTCCATATCGGCACCGAAACCCAGATCAGCTCGTTCGGCGGCGTGCGCCAGATGGTGGACGTGACCGGCTCGCTGAACAAGGACGGCACGCTGCGCGGCCGTGCCGTGATCGTCGGCGCCGACCAGCATCAGTCGATCGATCGCTCGCGCACCAAGGACGTGACGGCGTACGGCGCGCTCGACTGGGATATCACGCCGCGCACGACGCTGTCGCTGTCGGCCGGCTACCAGGTCGCGCCTGCCTCGGGCTTCGATTACGGCGCATCGGCCGCCTTCAACAACTCGCTGACGAGCATCGTCGGGCGCGTGCCGAGTTCGTACTCGCAGAACTTCGCGCCGGACTGGAACTACAGCTACACCTCGATCCAGGAAGTCAACGGCAACCTGGTCCACAAGTTCGAGAATGGCTGGAAGTCGCAGACCACGCTGTTCTATCGCCACATGCTGGCCAAGGCCGATTATGCGGACACCGGCCCCGGCGCGCTGGTGAACGGCACGACCCGCTTCAACGAGCGCACCCAGCGCAATACCTACGACTGGTTCGGTGCCGACACCAACGTGTCGGGCCCGGTGCAGCTGTTCGGCCGCACCCACACGCTGACCTTCGGCGCCAACTATTCCGTGATGTCGGAGACGGCCTATTCGGGCTTCGCGCCGCTGGGCATCGGCAATCTGTTCGATCCGAGCGCGATGAACAAGGTGGTGGTGCCCACCACTTTCGGCCAGAACGTGCGGCAGGTGCAGTACGGCTTCTACACGCAGGCGCGCGTGAAGCTGCTCGATCCGCTCACGCTGGTGCTCGGCGGTCGCCTGGCGTTCTACCAGCAGCGCTCGCAGAGCCTGGTGCCCACCACCCAGGACTGGTCGACCGATGCCGACATCAATCACCGCTTCCTGCCTTCGGTTGGCCTCGTCTACGACATCACGCCGACTACCACGGCCTATGTCAGCTACTCGCGCTTCCTGGCCGCGCAGACCGGCGCGGAGGCGGGCGGGGGTGCGATCGGCCCGCGCACCGGCGAGCAGTATGAAGTCGGCGTGAAGAACACCTTCCTCGGCGGTCGCTTGTCGACCACCGCGGCGCTGTTCCGCATCAACGACAACGGCCGTTCGATCACCGACCCGAACAACCCGACCTTCGTGGTGCCCGGCGGCAAGGCACGCGACGAGGGCTTCGAGTTCGAGGTCACGGGCCAGCCGGTCGAGAACTGGAACATCTACGCCGGCTACACGTACCTGAACGAGTCGTTCGAGAACGATACGGCCAACCTGACCGACGGCACCGATCCGCGTCACCAGTTCAAGCTGTGGACCAACTACGAGTTCACGCGCGGCATGGTGCGCGGCCTGTCGATCGGCGGCGGCGTGCTGGCGCAGACCCAGATCACCCGTAACGTCTCGCAGGGCGCCTACGCGATCTTCAACGCGCAGGTCGGCTATCGCTTCAACAAGCATGTCCAGGCGACGCTCGCATTGAACAACATCTTCAATCGCGATTACTACATCCGTCCGCCCGGCAACTTCTACAGCGTGTTCGGCGATCGCCGCAACGTGATGCTGACGGTTCGCTCGGACTTCTGA
- the fhuB gene encoding Fe(3+)-hydroxamate ABC transporter permease FhuB, translating into MLRNLMSLPRQAAPRDTRWWVIGAMIAVSLLLAILGIRAELDGASFWQALSSPDPHNLREILVRDSMLPRIAMTLLCGGALALAGTLAQQVLRNPLAEPMTLGVFPGAYLALIIADLWGPSWLVAGRPAIALAGGLLAMLAVFALSARQRMAPLAVVLSGMIVNLYCGAISLALSMAHFELLRGLMIWGGGALDQTGWHESRMLGLAVLGCAIVTVLLRRPLGVFDAGDSTVRSLGVGLHRTRVVALLVAVVLTAAVVSTVGVIGFVGLAAPTLARLAGARRLGQRLVWAPLLGAALLWLTDELVRVVSSAELFSAHLLPTGTVTSLIGVPLLLFLLPRLRAQPDLHAAGIAAPAPARLARRLPLALLALVVVLALSFGVTRTVDGWRIGDLEQIRAIMFWRLPHTVAAAAAGVLLAIGGTLIQRITANPMASPDLLGVSSGGMLGLVVALFMGVTPGPGMLFLSCLVGVVVTLAVLMWLGSRVAFAPERLLLIGVAISALLQAVVSAMMSSGDSRVGLLLNFIVGSTYYVQAPIAYAAAVIALLGLVCAPLMSRWIETLGLGAGVAGGLGIPVGRARLLILLLAAVLTAASTLLVGPLSFVGLIAPHIARFSGARRPASQILVAAMIGALLMTFAEWLGRQLVFPEEVASGLVATLIGGPYLIALMLRKTATST; encoded by the coding sequence GTGTTGCGTAACCTGATGAGCCTGCCGCGCCAGGCCGCGCCGCGCGACACGCGCTGGTGGGTGATCGGCGCGATGATCGCGGTCTCGCTGCTGCTGGCGATCCTCGGCATCCGCGCCGAACTCGACGGCGCCTCCTTCTGGCAGGCGCTGAGCTCCCCCGATCCGCACAACCTGCGCGAGATCCTGGTGCGCGACAGCATGCTGCCGCGCATCGCCATGACCCTGCTGTGCGGCGGCGCGCTGGCGCTGGCCGGCACCCTCGCGCAGCAGGTGCTGCGCAATCCGCTGGCCGAGCCGATGACGCTCGGCGTGTTCCCGGGCGCCTATCTCGCGCTGATCATCGCCGATCTGTGGGGCCCGTCCTGGCTGGTGGCGGGGCGGCCCGCGATCGCCCTGGCGGGCGGCCTGCTGGCGATGCTGGCGGTGTTCGCGCTGTCGGCGCGGCAGCGCATGGCGCCGCTCGCGGTGGTGCTCTCGGGCATGATCGTCAACCTCTATTGCGGCGCGATCAGCCTGGCGCTGTCGATGGCGCACTTCGAGCTGCTGCGCGGCCTGATGATCTGGGGCGGCGGGGCGCTCGACCAGACCGGCTGGCACGAGAGCCGCATGCTCGGCCTGGCGGTGCTCGGCTGCGCGATCGTGACCGTGCTGCTGCGCCGTCCGCTCGGCGTGTTCGATGCCGGCGACTCGACCGTGCGCAGCCTCGGCGTCGGTCTGCACCGCACGCGCGTGGTGGCGCTGCTGGTGGCGGTGGTGCTGACCGCCGCGGTGGTCTCGACGGTCGGCGTGATCGGCTTCGTCGGCCTGGCCGCGCCCACCCTGGCGCGCCTGGCCGGCGCGCGCCGGCTCGGCCAACGCCTGGTCTGGGCACCGCTGCTGGGCGCCGCGCTGCTGTGGCTGACCGACGAACTGGTGCGCGTGGTGTCGTCCGCCGAGCTGTTCTCCGCGCATCTGCTGCCGACCGGCACCGTCACCTCGCTGATCGGCGTGCCCCTGCTGCTGTTCCTGCTGCCGCGCCTGCGCGCCCAGCCGGACCTGCACGCGGCCGGCATCGCCGCGCCGGCGCCCGCGCGGCTCGCGCGCCGCCTGCCGCTGGCTTTGCTGGCGCTGGTGGTGGTGCTCGCGCTCAGCTTCGGCGTGACGCGCACGGTCGACGGCTGGCGCATCGGCGATCTCGAACAGATCCGCGCCATCATGTTCTGGCGCCTGCCGCACACGGTGGCGGCGGCCGCGGCCGGCGTGCTGCTGGCGATCGGCGGCACCCTGATCCAGCGCATCACCGCCAATCCGATGGCCAGCCCGGACCTGCTCGGCGTCAGCTCGGGCGGCATGCTGGGCCTGGTGGTGGCGCTGTTCATGGGCGTGACGCCCGGGCCCGGCATGCTGTTCCTCAGTTGCCTGGTGGGCGTGGTGGTCACGCTGGCGGTGCTGATGTGGCTCGGCTCGCGCGTGGCCTTCGCGCCGGAGCGGCTGCTGCTGATCGGCGTGGCGATCAGCGCGCTGCTGCAGGCGGTGGTCAGCGCCATGATGTCGAGCGGCGATTCGCGGGTGGGGCTGCTGCTCAACTTCATCGTCGGCTCGACCTATTACGTGCAGGCGCCGATCGCCTACGCCGCCGCCGTGATCGCGCTGCTCGGCCTGGTCTGCGCGCCGCTGATGAGCCGCTGGATCGAGACGCTCGGCCTGGGCGCCGGCGTGGCGGGGGGGCTCGGCATCCCGGTCGGGCGCGCGCGCCTGCTGATCCTGCTGCTGGCCGCGGTGCTGACCGCCGCCTCGACCCTGCTGGTCGGCCCGCTGTCCTTCGTCGGCCTGATCGCGCCGCATATCGCGCGCTTCTCGGGCGCGCGCCGGCCCGCCTCGCAGATCCTGGTGGCGGCGATGATCGGCGCGCTGCTGATGACCTTCGCCGAATGGCTGGGCCGCCAGTTGGTATTCCCCGAGGAAGTGGCCTCGGGCCTGGTGGCCACCCTGATCGGCGGCCCTTACCTGATCGCGCTGATGCTGCGCAAGACGGCCACCTCGACTTGA
- a CDS encoding ABC transporter substrate-binding protein gives MSRVRLHPDAGRRRWLARGGALGLAGATAALGALGALGALGALARPGMLQAAPAAVDPAAGAAESTAIPTRIVTMNWELTETLLALGVVPIGVTLPDWYRSAIVEPPLPPGIADVGLLYQPNFEVLLTLKPDLLVLTPGHAPAIRILQRIAPTIILSQYMTSETPYRDLCDETGKLAARVGRPRRAVELVAEAARTIETVRAGLAARPARLGKPVIVADLVDDRHLRVYGRGSLFDEMLGKIGVRNAAHPRDGGPVWPTQAGYSLVPLQRLAEVPEASVLLVGPVKAPARAGLAGNAIWHALPAVRERRVTELPVIAPYGGLVSMQRFARAIDAALGTIEAGGGGVA, from the coding sequence ATGAGTCGCGTTCGTCTTCACCCGGATGCGGGCCGGCGCCGCTGGCTCGCGCGCGGCGGGGCGCTCGGCCTGGCCGGCGCGACCGCCGCGCTCGGCGCGCTCGGCGCGCTCGGCGCGCTCGGCGCGCTGGCGCGGCCCGGCATGCTGCAAGCGGCACCGGCCGCCGTCGATCCTGCCGCCGGTGCCGCCGAATCCACCGCGATCCCGACGCGCATCGTCACCATGAACTGGGAGCTCACCGAGACGCTGCTCGCGCTCGGCGTGGTGCCGATCGGCGTGACGCTGCCCGACTGGTATCGCAGCGCGATCGTCGAGCCGCCGCTGCCGCCGGGCATCGCCGATGTCGGCCTGCTGTACCAGCCGAACTTCGAGGTGCTGCTCACGCTCAAGCCCGACCTGCTGGTGCTCACGCCGGGCCACGCGCCGGCGATCCGCATCCTGCAGCGGATCGCGCCGACCATCATCCTGAGCCAGTACATGACCAGCGAGACGCCGTATCGCGATCTGTGCGACGAGACCGGCAAGCTGGCCGCGCGCGTCGGCCGCCCGCGGCGCGCCGTCGAGCTGGTGGCCGAGGCCGCGCGCACCATCGAGACCGTGCGCGCCGGGCTCGCCGCCCGGCCGGCGCGGCTCGGCAAGCCGGTGATCGTGGCCGACCTGGTCGACGACCGGCACCTGCGCGTCTATGGCCGCGGCAGCCTGTTCGACGAGATGCTCGGCAAGATCGGCGTGCGCAATGCCGCGCATCCGCGCGACGGCGGCCCGGTCTGGCCGACCCAGGCCGGTTATTCGCTGGTGCCGCTGCAGCGGCTCGCCGAGGTGCCCGAGGCCAGCGTGCTGCTGGTCGGCCCGGTCAAGGCGCCGGCCCGTGCCGGCCTGGCCGGCAATGCGATCTGGCACGCGCTGCCGGCGGTGCGCGAGCGCCGCGTGACCGAGCTGCCGGTGATCGCGCCGTATGGAGGATTGGTGTCGATGCAACGTTTCGCGCGGGCGATCGACGCCGCGCTGGGCACGATCGAGGCGGGAGGCGGCGGTGTTGCGTAA
- a CDS encoding ABC transporter ATP-binding protein — translation MTTSAGDTPLYRLSGVDFAIGDKLLLQDITLDIPAGQVVGLIGHNGSGKTSLMRLLARLHAPTRGSIAFGGEPLAGWPHRRFAQQVAHLPQYTPATDGLLVRELVALGRYPWHGALGRFTREDHEHVENAMVSTDVAHYAERPVDSLSGGERQRVWLAMLIAQDSRCVLLDEPTSALDIGHQLEVLQLIRTLCEARGMTAVVVLHDVNMATRFCTQLVSLRHGRVLMQASPEEIMREDSLEAIYGVPMGVMTDPVGGHRIGYPR, via the coding sequence GTGACCACATCCGCCGGCGATACGCCGCTCTACCGACTTTCAGGTGTCGATTTCGCGATCGGCGACAAACTGCTGTTGCAGGACATCACGCTGGACATCCCGGCCGGGCAGGTGGTCGGCCTGATCGGCCACAACGGCTCCGGCAAGACCTCGCTGATGCGCCTGCTGGCGCGCCTGCATGCGCCCACGCGCGGCAGCATCGCGTTCGGAGGCGAACCGCTGGCGGGCTGGCCGCACCGGCGCTTCGCGCAGCAGGTCGCGCACCTGCCGCAATACACGCCGGCCACCGACGGCCTGCTGGTGCGCGAGCTGGTCGCCCTCGGTCGCTATCCCTGGCACGGCGCGCTGGGCCGCTTCACGCGCGAGGATCACGAGCACGTCGAGAACGCGATGGTCTCGACCGACGTCGCGCATTACGCCGAGCGTCCCGTCGATAGCCTCTCGGGCGGCGAGCGCCAGCGCGTCTGGCTGGCCATGCTGATCGCGCAGGACAGCCGCTGCGTGCTGCTCGACGAGCCCACCTCGGCGCTCGACATCGGCCACCAGCTCGAGGTGCTGCAACTGATCCGCACGCTCTGCGAGGCACGCGGCATGACCGCCGTGGTGGTGCTGCACGACGTCAACATGGCCACGCGCTTCTGCACCCAGCTGGTATCGCTGCGCCACGGCCGCGTGCTGATGCAGGCCAGCCCCGAGGAGATCATGCGCGAGGACAGCCTGGAGGCGATCTACGGCGTGCCGATGGGCGTGATGACCGATCCGGTCGGCGGCCACCGCATCGGTTATCCGCGATGA